The nucleotide sequence ATTTTTTaacaactaattgaccgatgTCGGTTCAATTATTTACTGACGTCGGTTCAAATATTAGAATTGCGTTTCGTTCGTTTTTTTCCTCTGTGAGCTCAATGAGCAGTTTCTccagagataaatcagatccagcctgaattgtgcgatgtagtagggagttgtagtttccaacaggacaatattcTACATAATTTAGCGCAAACAATGTGGTAAATAACTACAaagaccataatccattgcgcgcCTACTTGTCCGGTTGGTGTGGGCAGAGATCTCTATATAATGACtagatgctcatgtctccaccTTAACAATGGGAGATGTTGTTCCAAAAGAAGGAAAGCAGGCGGCAGCAAGCTCAGTTCCAAAATAAGCCATAGAAAAGCATTGGTCTcattttggacagattttagcgagagtgaaacctctcgcttTGCCACTTCCTCTCTGGtgtgtagagggagagaagagatgaagaAAGCGTgatcgagagggatagagagcagttgcttTGCGCGGTATCCCTACCGGAAAAGAcgtgatctaagtgattgatagttggtattcaacGGTcgtaaaagtatgccttatttactttaaggaactactaaaatagtgattttgtcataCAGCATAGCCAGCAACTCTagatgatgagaggatgacttgtaatgaaataataaagttatcaaatataactaatgtaatatacacaacaacaaacattttattaaggtaaagtaatgtgaataatgGATGGTTAATATATGATAAGCAGTAATAGGCATCAAGGgacttttattcattgttttattctgtgtttttACAGCATTCAATCCACATAATACATAGTGcatttattgtaaaaaaaaatgatatatCTAAACCGAAATCGTAAACCGTGATCATTTTTTGATAATCGAACAGAAACCGAatcgacctcaaaaagcactaatcgctccaCACTAAAATATGACAATGGATTTTTTTTTGTGTTTGGTAGATAGAGTTATAACTCCACTGAAAGTATACAATTTTAATTCTCAAACATGATTGCTGtaccatttggaatatgattacTTGGAGACTGTCTTGTTTGGTTTACACGTCATTATGGTTTCTGTTCGGTTTCCCTATCTGATGTTGTCCCCAGGTCATCACCATTGGCAGACATGTGAAAGGCTACCACTACATCATTGCAAATTTGGTAAGTTTTCACAACTCTGTTTAACCAGCAGTGGAATTGTAATCTCAGGAAGAACAAAGTGATTTGTAAAATAATTTATCAAGCTCAAAGCATCGTGATAAGACATTGAGAACACAGGGTGATTGTCTTCTAATTGAACCCCCTACGTATTACACAATTAGTTAGCTTAATCTATTAAATCATCACTttcctgtttttttgtttttttttgggggggggggggggttgacatTTCGATagcttgggactataaggttctatctgcaaaaaGATGATTCTGAGATGATTGGCTTTAAAGTTCCAAACCCTCATTGGTGTGATTGTGTCAGAAATGTTTATCTTTTGAACTTAATAACATCAATAATTATTCATggttttattctgtgttattacAGCATTCAATCCATTGAACAGAACAAGGTTATGTCAATATCTCAATTTTAACAAAAATGCAGATGGAACCTTAGTCCCAAGCTCTTGATTTGTATGATGGCAAACATTTCCATTTTATCTCCTTAATTTGATTTCTTTGTTTTAATTTCAGGGTTTTGTGGATGGGGACCTTTCCAAAATCCAATATGGCGGAGCCAACGTGTCAGGTTTCCAGATTGTGGATTTTGATGACCCGTTGGTGTCCAAATTTGACCAGATTTGGGAGGCTCTGGAGGAGAAGGAATACCCTGGTGCCGACAGTAAGATTAGGGTGAGTAGATATAACATTGGGTTCGGTTGAGTGGCACTCAGCTAGCATTCTTCTGTCTTCGGGGAGCTGTGAGGTGTCTGCAGATTAAAAATGTTCCTCCccattctcactcactcactcatactGTGCGCGTGCAAACCCAGGAACACAGCCGCAtgcccacacacagacacacacactaacaagtCGTCAcaacccccctcacacacacaccatctattcctccccctcccctgtgtCCCCATATCCCCCCAAAAAATCACACACCCATCCCCCTCTGTTCTATTGCAGTACACATCTGCGTTGACCTACgactcagtgcaggtgatgacgGAGGCCTTCCGCTACCTGCACAAGCAGCGCATTGACATCGCCAGGAAGGGCAACAACGGCGACTGTCTGGCCAACCCCGCTGTGCCCTGGGCGCAGGGAGTGGAGATCGAGCGCGCACTCAAACAGGTGATAGCATGGGGTTGCCGTGGCAACAGCTGTCTGGCtctaccacacatacacacacacacacacacagactgaagtataaggacacacacatacacactcacacacacaaactcacacaaacacattctcCCCTGAGCTAACAGTGACAATCGTCTGCCCACACACAATAGTCAGCCTCCAGCTTTAGAGCTTAGACAACGCAATTTGATTCCAAATCTGTGTGGAGAAACTGAATTGGTTTTGTCTATGACAGAGGTATTTAATTGTGGTGTCTTGCATTTCTGACGATGTGCTTTTGTGTCCTTTTAGGTTCGTGTGGATGGCCTCACAGGGAACATTCAGTTCGATCAACATGGCAAACGAGTCAACTACTCAGTTAATATCATGGAGCTGAAAAATAATGGTCCTGTGAAGGTATGCTAGTGTTTCTGAATATGTCTAGAACATGTCAGAATCTTAATAGATCAAGGTTGTATAATATATGACAGTCTTTAATGTGTTTGTCTGTGATGGAACAAGACAACAGCACATCAGAACTGAACCAATAGAGCAAAGATCTAAAGACATGACATTGGATGGAATTGGCCTACAGAAATCAACCATTTTTTGCAGAGAGCAGAAATGACAGAGAATTTATAACTGTGTAGTTGCTTCAGTCCTTTCCCATCATGTGAAACAACAACACTGTCTCATGACATTTATGGCATTGTTCATTCACTATTCATTATTTCCTCCACAGATTGGATATTGGAACGAAGTTGACAAAATGGCTGTCACAAAATCAGACGTGTTCCCGAATGACACAACAGGGATGGAAAACAAAACTGTCATTGTGACCACAATATTGGTAATGACTTATCATAGACTCTATTCATACTAACTGACTCATGAACACACACCAATTGGATATAATTTCCTTTGATTAGTTTCTCACTTAGCAATTTTTACTAGTCCATAGAATCATGTATTTACGACATTACAGTGTCcatataaaatcaaataaaattggatttgtcaCATGCATCGTATACAACAGTAGAtgttaccgtgaaatgcttacttacaagccttaaccaacaatgcagtttaagaaaTAGAGAAAATGGACTAAAtatactaaagtaaaaaaaaaaaaaaaaaagtaaaaaaaaaaaattacaataacaaggctatatacaggggttaccggtactgAATCAATatgtgcgggggtacagtttagtcgaggtaatttgtacatgtaggtaacgcacccccccccttcccctcttctACAGTGCAGCTACTCTCTGTTGTAATCGTCTATGGATAGTCACTTTAACaactctacttacatgtacaGAGTACTTCAACTAACAGGTGCCCTCGCACATgggctctgtaccggtacaccttgtatatagtctcgctattgttatttaactgctgctctttaatgacttgttacttttatttcttaatcttatccatattttttccaactgcattgttggttaggggcttgtaagtatgtgtttcactgtaaggtctacacctgttgtattcagcacatctgagtaataacatttgatttgatttcagtcgtgcttggccacacagtcgtgggtgaacagagagtacaggagtggactaagCACACTGAGGcagtcctaatatggacaccgtacaACATACACAAACCAACCCATAGTTGTCTAGGGGCTCTATTCACTCAGATTTGCAAAAGTTCAGCTTTACAgcatgattgaaatttaaaggcaaccTTCCTGCTTTATCAGAGACTTCATTCACAGTAAATGCTGcttatgtcggctcaatcggaaattacttTAACATCTCTATCACGGAATCTGTAATGCTTCAGCTTTCCATATTGAATAGAGCTCTAAGTCTGTTACAACATTAAGTTTGTGAAACTATTCATTCCTCTGTCATTGTACAAAGCTCACATGTATACCATGATGTAAAGCCTAAAGGCAACCCTACTGGACTGAACAGTGCTTATAATTTTCTCCCTCAGGAAGCCCCATATGTAATGCTTAAGAAGAACGCTGACCTTTTTCTAGACAATGAAAGATACGAGGGCTACTGTGTAGATTTGGCCGCTGAGATAGCCAAGCACTGCGGCTTCAAATACCAGCTGAAAATTGTGGGGGATGGAAAATATGGAGCTCGAGACGCTGAGACCAAGATCTGGAATGGAATGGTGGGAGAGCTTGTCTATGGGGTAAGAAAATAGATACATGGATCTTCTAATACTGATCACATCCAATGACCTGCTGTATACAAACTATTGAAACATTCCCAGTAGTTCCCTTTAAACACAACTAAACCTTAtcctgttttgctagcacaataagctccttcctcctctcttaccCAGAAAGCTGATATAGCCGTGGCACCGTTGACCATTACCCTCGTCCGAGAAGAAGTCATTGACTTCTCCAAGCCCTTCATGTCCTTGGGGATCTCCATCATGATCAAGAAGCCCCAGAAGTCTAAACCTGGAGTCTTCTCTTTCCTGGACCCTCTGGCCTACGAGATCTGGATGTGCATCGTGTTTGCCTACATCGGTGTGAGCGTGGTGCTCTTCCTGGTCAGCCGATTCAGCCCATACGAGTGGCACACAGAGGAGTACGAGGATGGCCAGATCCAGACTAATGAATCGACCAACGAGTTTGGGATATTCAACAGTCTCTGGTTCTCCCTCGGCGCCTTCATGAGACAGGGCTGTGACATCTCGCCAAGGTGGGTCTCAAACTGCCTCCTGATTGTACGTTGTTAGGCTGGCTCACTGTGATTTACTAGtattatttgatttgatcttcTGGCTCAGTTTTAACAACCTGGCAAATCATACTACAATGGCCAtctaatcatctctctctcctcctctcccctttaaCTATTCCCCTGGTTGTTGTATAAAAAAATGGCAATGTAATCTCAATCATTTTACCCTGTAAAATAACGAGATAAAAATATACATTAACGATATCCCTACAAACTTAATCTCAGGAAATTACACTTTGATTCACTTCCCGTGGAAGCCTTGAAGTCCTTGTGCGCTTGTGGGCTCAACATACAGCATGATACTTAAACAGACTGAAATACCATAGGCCCAGTCATATTACTGATTGGCGTATAGCGATTTAATGAGGTGTGAGTGCAGCAGATTATGTTAAGCAGGCTCCCACTTTGCACCAGAGAGGGGACAGTCAGTCACATGAATTCTGGGAGATTTGTCATCAACCCTCCTCCTACATATCCACTCCCCCAGTCGTGTTGAGTCAGGAAAGATAAGCTGTGGCGTCAATGTGTTGCTGTTCCCCACCGCATCCCTTTGTGTATGAATGATACTTGCTGATGTATACTGGGAAAGCTAACTTTGTATATTTGCTCCAGGGTGCTCAGTTTCAATAAGTTTATGGTCATACCATTTATTTATATGCCCTCAACAGATATGAGTTTAGTGTGTGTATCCTCCATCTTGAATTGGCATGTATGGATGTTTGGTTTTGGAAAGAGGGATTTGATTGATCTTTAACCTTTTGCATGTTGTAGTGACCTCTCACCTTTAGAAAGTGTGTACTCAATATACTGACACCATGTACATATTGTAATGGTTTGCAAATGTTTTTGAACAGTTATCTAGTAAAAATGTTGGGCATCTTTTGTAGACCACCAAGCCAACACAGCCTTAAGCCAAGACCCATCAAAATTGTGGCCCACCAGTTGGTTTGACAATCCATTTTGGAAACAGGATCTAaccatttatatttgtgttcttCACTAGATCCCTCTCTGGGCGTATTGTGGGAGGGGTGTGGTGGTTCTTCACCTTGATCATCATCTCCTCCTACACGGCCAACCTGGCTGCCTTCCTCACTGTTGAGAGGATGGTGTCGCCCATTGAGAGTGCTGAGGATCTGGCGAAGCAGACCGAGATTTCCTATGGAACACTGGACTCCGGCAGTACCAAGGAGTTTTTTAGGGTAAGAGAAAGACAGAAATTACCAAATATTTCCTTAGGAATCCCATGGTAATATGTTAATACGGTAATGAACATGAATAACTTAGATATTATGGAACATATTTGTTTCTTCTTAAATGATAACTGTGTATctgtcctctctccaccctccagcGCTCCAAAATTGCCCTATTCGATAAGATGTGGACTTACATGCGGAGCGCAGAGCCCTCTGTGTTCGTGAAAACCACAGCAGAGGGGGTGCTGCGGGTGCGCAAGTCCAAGGGCAAATACGCCTATCTGCTGGAGTCCACCATGAACGAGTACATCGAGCAGAGGAAGCCCTGCGACACCATGAAGGTCGGCGGCAACCTGGACTCCAAAGGCTATGGGATCGCCACGCCCAAAGGATCCTCATTAAGGTGGGTGGAATAGTATAACAATGTTGTTCCTAATGTTGTTATAGTATCCCACCTACCCTGATGTAGCTTTGCTTATGTGTTCTGGTTTGTATAAGGAGATGAGGTAAAACCCCTTAAAATATAAAAAAGCCTTGCAATTTATTGTAAGTCGATAAATTGCAAACAAATTTAGAATATTTTAGAAAAAATTTGAATTATTTTTTTAATGCATTGTCCATTTATACATGGTTTCTCTATTTAGAATGAATTCTATTTATGACCAATTTGAATGATTAATAATGATATTGATAATGCCACATCCCTATTATCCAGCCTTACACAGGTCTGTCTAGAATCTCTCCCTGTCCAGTTTGTCTTTGCTTAATGTCTTTTTAATGTTTAGAATGCCTAAAGTTTGCCTAATATTTTTCCTCTCGTTATACCCTTTTACTCTCAATTGGTTAACatgaattgattgattgatttttgtTTGACTGATTGATTGGTTGACTGTTTAGAACTGTTTACTAGTTAGTCAATGTATATATGTATAATTGATCCTGACATGTTTATCAAACCCTTGCAGTACACACCTTTTGGTTAATAAGTATTAAATTAAAATTTCCTTTGTGAAAGAATTTGGTCGTTTGAACAAAATTTAGCGTACATGTACCATGTGGCACTGCTTGGGTTTCCATATTACTGCCATATGTTAAGATGTATTGATTTGAGATATAGGAACTAGTCAAGATATTCTATATGCCAACTCTCAATTTTAAGAAAATTCAATGACAGAAATTGGAACatatttaatttacattttttatgaTAGAAAATGGCCTTTAAattggaaaattggaaaacaatCCACCCCCTGCACAGCATTTATTCTCAGGACAGACTCTAGATGGGGGAGTTAGGGCTAGAGGCAATATAGACAAAATGTTGCATGTATATTCTTTTATACTTTTCTAAATATTTGTAAGCTCGAACCATCATTTTTTTTACCGCTATTTCTGTGTCTCTTTTAGTGGTGTCACTTGCAAGCCACTGTTATATGTATGTTGTGGATGTGAGTACATCGCTGTCGTCACTAGAGCTCCCCATTTTTTTAgcactctgtcctctctgttgtgtTACTGCTAAGCTCTGCCACCTTCGCCAAACGTTGAAGCTTATTTTACTATTATTTTGCCCCTGATTTTTCTCTCTCAATCTAGCTCTTGTGTGATATAACTGCCAAATCATCAGGGGAGGGGGAAAACAAGTCTTCCATTTTTTTACTGTTAAAGAAAATGGGTCTGAAAAAGACGATGAGAAAGTTAAAGTTATAGACAGATCAATTGATAAGTGGCTCACCCTGTCTTACAAGTATGTTTTATCGTTTCAAGAAATGCGGTTAACCTCGCAGTACTAAAACTGAATGAGCAAGGCCTGTTGGAcaaattgaaaaacaaatggtggTACGACAAAGGAGAGTGCGGCAGCGGGGGAGGTGATTCCAAGGTCAGCCCCAGTCAGCAAAGTCATGGGTAACAAACTGCAACCTCCAAAGTAAGCAGCAGACCTGTGCAGGAGCGCTGACCACCGGCCAGCCAGCAACACACGCGCTAAACCGGCTAATCACTGCTAATAGCCAGTGACAGTCCCACCCACTAGCTAAAACGCTAACATGCCTACACATAGTTCAAAGCCCCACCAAAAGGAACATACCATGAGAACTTCAGTAGCCCATAGACTCTCACATTGGCAAACGTGTGTAAACTGCTGCTCTTGCTGCTTACTTCGGGCGATACGTTAATGCACATTTGGCTCTGCAAAACTCGCTTTTGCTTAGGCCAAATGGCGCATCAACGTCCTATCGCCATGGCAAAAAAAAGGTAATCAAAGAGAAAAGTTGAATCAGTGTAATGTAATAATAACATAAAATAACATTGATAATGTTATTTATGTTATTTTCCACGTGAAGAACGCCAGTAAACCTTGCGGTATTGAAACTCAGTGAGCAAGGCGTCTTAGACAAGCTGAAAAACAAATGGTGGTACGATAAAGGTGAATGTGGAGCCAAGGACTCGGGAAGTAAGGTTAGTTGCTGCAGGTTCTATGTGATCAAAGCACACTATTTACTAGCGGGAATTACCCATTTAAAGTAATGATATCATGAAGCAAATGCACAAAAAAGCATGAGATGCCTTGGTAAGATGTTTTTACTAATGCCTGCAGACTTACTAATGATTAATCTCATATATATCTTCTATATTCTACAGTCCAGAGTAATGCATGCAATGTTAGTCATGAAATGTGCACTCCTTTATCAAAATGACCCATCAAACCCATCTTTTTTCAGCTCCCCAATTTCCAAAGTCAAACTACAAAAAAATAAGCTTTTTTAAGGAAAGCTTTTGGATATACAGTCTGATTCGAACCATTTGGACACAGCTAGACAGACGAAAGCTCACACCACTAAATTGGAAAAGATTGATTGGCTAATCCTCGGACCATCTATAAAGGGTGTCCAAATATTGTTCTATGTTCTCTATGTTGTGTCTgttagtgttgtagtgtgttcactgtgtgtgtatgttgtgttttgtgtgtagtTGTGTCAACGTGAAAAAGCTGTTTACGTGTACATTTAACATTGATCTCACTGAATTAGTAAATCAAACAAAAAACGTACATCAACCGACCAGAATAGGTAGAATTGCAGATCATGGGAAATGCATCAAATTTATAAACACACCTTTTCAAATCAAAAGAAATGAAACATTTTGGACAATTGCAGAGGCTACATTAAGTCCATCACATTACTTATGAGCGTCGTCACCACCAGTTACAAAATTGGATACTAAGAATGGTGTGCTGATACTTGATTGACAAACTGATTTTCTTGATAATTGATGTGGTTCGGTTGACTTACCAAAACACTCTCAAACAAGATGTCGGTGTGATGTTTATGGTTGTTACTGTTGTCACTTTGCCTTCCAACCCCTCTCCAAATAGCTTTTGTGTTCCACTTTGTACACACACTGTTTGAAGGTATAGATCCCAATGTATTCATTTGACACTCAGCTTAAATGAATACATGGGTGTTTTTGATGACAATTTAATTGACCTTATGTGTTGGACCCTAAAGTAGTCACTAAGATGTCTTCACTCTATGTCCCCTGTCTCAaagtaccagtctctaaccacCTTGAACACCAGAGCCCAATGTCACGGGCATCCCTTTAAATGGTCCTCTAGGACTGCCAAGTATCGTACTTTTACTATAGTATTCAGGAGTAATGGCAACACATAGATTACTCTACTACATGTTGCACACATATTTCTATATCACTAGACCAAGTACTAACCTTAATCCACCACATTGCTTTTATAAAGTAACCCTTAAATATAAGGCAGCTGTCTGGTTTGTACCGTCGTCTTGATTGTTGTGCTTTACTGTACATTACTGGCTTGGTAAATTGATAGACCACGTACAAACGCTAGCATatttgtgtgttgctgtgtgtttttAGTGTATGGGCGACAACATCATTTTTTTACGCCCTTTGACCTTTTACCCTTGCCCTCCCATTGACCCCTGTCTTGTGTGCGTTTGCAGGAGAAGACGAGCGCCCTCAGTCTGAGCAACGTTGctggggtcttctacatcctggtcGGCGGACTTGGTTTGGCCATGCTGGTGGCCTTGATTGAGTTCTGTTACAAGTCCCGAGCCGAGGCGAAACGAATGAAGGTGGCAAAGAATGCACAGAGTATTAACCCAACTTCCTCGCAGAATTCACAGAATTTTGCAACTTATAAGGAAGGTTACAACGTATATGGGATCGAAAGTGTAAAAATTTAGGGGGTAGGAACGAGGTCTTCATATAAATTCCCCCAATGCACGCTTTTGGCTTCATCTGTCCCATCCCTGAATGTTGAATATTGAATGAAGAGGTTGGCCAAGTCAGATCGTATGTATTAGTGTTATGATTTGGTAACGAGAGAAAGACTACCCTGTTTGTAGAGTTGACAGTCTTTTGGTTAATTTTAAGTTTCCTTACTATTTAACATCATGATCATGTATGACTGTTGATTGCCATGCTCCTAACCCACCTGTATGTCCCAGTTACACATTCAGTGATACTGCTTGTGATGATCATGCACATCAAGCTATACATGGGCATTTGCATCCATCATTTTGTCATAGCCATGGAAATCAAGTCATATTTGGTTCGCATCTGCATTCTCATATTTGTACATTTAAAATTTTAAGTTTACTAGGTTGGAAGGGCTGTCTGGAACTAACCTGGTTTtattgtgtgtgtctgcacgTGTGCTGGGAaccgtgtctgcgtgtgtgttgcttgtatgtgtatatgtgtgtgttgcttgtctgtgtgtgtacgcatgtgtgtgtatgtgtgatggcttgtgtgtgtatgtttgcacatgtgtgggtgtgtgtgttaggtgacCTTCACGGACGCGATGAGGAGCAAAGCGAGGCTGTCTATAACGGGGAGTACTGGGGAGAACGGCCGTGTGATGACTCCAGAGTTTCCGAAAGCAGTGCATGCGGTACCTTACGTGAGACCTGGCATGGGAATGAACGTCAGCTTGACAGATCTCTCCTGATCGATAAGAACCTTTCGAGTGCCTTACACTGGTTTCAATAGAACAGTTGTCTTTTCCCCCGCCCCTCTTTCTTCGCACTTTCTTTTTCTCGGTCTTCATTGAATGGTTTGAGGGTCCTCACATTATGGTGGCATGAAGACATTTCCTTCTTTTCGCTCTTTATTTCTCACGAAACAAAATGCTCTCCCTCTCGATGGAATTTAATCTCGGGAATAAAAAGTGAGGTCGTTTTTTGTAAACCGGTGACATCATCATTTACTATCTATCTGAGTTTTAGGAGGCTTTATTGACTGTAACAGCTGCTAATGGGAGGTCTGTCATctcaactggggggggggggtgagttaTTGTTTCTGTAGCCTCCACCGCTAACCCCGAGATCCTTCAAGCATACTTGACTTAATTTGCATTGAGATGTGAAATGTCTTTTTCTATAGAAAATTTAAGAAAAACTTATATGGAAAAAATATTTGTATGTATTTTCACAAAATTGCTTTTACATAATCCTGCTTACATACTGGTTGAATATAAACATATTAATGTGTGAGTATAGTGAAATAACAATAGCTTAACATCTTGTAGTTCCATATTTAAAAGCCCAATATGTTGCTAATGGGGTTGAAATGTTTAAATCATGTAATTTATTACTATTGTAAACTTTCCTGTAAATCTTATTCTTTAACATTTGCTGTTGATATAAAATACTTAGCAATGCTTGACATTTAAAATCAATAATTTACCTATGCCTTTTACTTGTTCAAGTGGGTGGCACAATTATGTCTTTTTTTGAATGTTATTTGATTGTTTTGAAGTATTTTGCTGTTTGTATTTCTTTCTGTCAAGGACCAGGGTAGCAGTCCAGTCCATGACATCCCACTCTATTGTATTATATGTTTTGCTGTGAGAGGAAAAGAAACACACAATGGTCAAAATGGTCGTTTAAAAATGCCAAATAGGTAAAGAGTGCCAAAATGTAGTGCCAGTAGGTATGAATATAGTCCTAATATAATCAGTCACTGTCATCCAAGCGAATGTAGTCAATACATTCTGTACGTTTTGTAACAGTTTTATGGCTAAGACATTTTGTACAGTTCTACAAGCTAAGACAGTGATATTTCAACAGCTTTTTTTCTCTTCAGCTTTCAAGTTATCTCAACAGACTTTGTATTAGCCTGAGTGTAAAACTCAGCACTAGTTGCATGTCATTGCCTCAATTACATATTATTTCATTTAACTTTGCTTTTAAAATGTTGACTATATGCGTTTCCATTTTAATGTTGAAGTTGTGAGACTAAATGTTTGAGACTGGAAATAGGACACtagacataatatatatatatattttatattttatatgacaaGTATAAATAATACCTTCTAAAATTGTACAACCCTtcactaattattattatttattttttttacaattacaTGCAGTACTTATTAATGCGGATCATTTGGCGGTGACAGATTTTCAATATCAGTTATTTTGTAGGATACGTTTCCAAGGAAACGTTACATTTTTGGATACAACACAACCCCCAGAAGCTTTTTTTTAGGTAGGAGCTTTGAAACAGCttttacagacacacacctctaatTTAGGCAAACACAGACAGTTTCAGAAAGCCCAATGTTACTTTTGCATTTGAATAACCTGATCTAACACACGATAACCTCCTCTCACATATGTAAAGGGAGCAATGTACTATTGGTATCACTGTTGATTTTTTTTTGTGGTGAACAATACAACAGTATGTTATCGAATCAACCTCATCATCACATATCCAGACTATTCTCACTGACATTTTGTATATGGAATGTGTGCTAACTTGTTTATCTTTGGGACTCTTTCTCAATAAAAAGTGGCTAATCTCTTGTTATCATTCTGGGTGTTGTATCTTAACTTCACCACACTGTATTCTTGGTGTCTTTTAAACGTCTGCTTCTGTCAAGACCATCTAAAACAGTTTATTCAGCAGCATCTCAAATGCTTACATACTAACAAAGTATTCCCTGAAAGAGTTAATTGCAGTTGAAGCATTTCAAACGATCAACGACTTCAGTAATGACATGTTTTTGTCAGTGATGAATACATT is from Oncorhynchus masou masou isolate Uvic2021 chromosome 32, UVic_Omas_1.1, whole genome shotgun sequence and encodes:
- the LOC135526501 gene encoding glutamate receptor 2 isoform X4 → MPKLMNSSVFFLPVLWGLALGGSQSVQIGGLFPRGADQEYSAFRIGMVQFSTPEFRLTPHIDNLEVANSFAVTNCFCSQFSRGVYAIFGFYDKKSVNTITSFCGTLHVSFITPSFPLDGTHQFIIQMRPDIKGPLLSLIEYYKWDKFAYLYDSDRGLTTLQVVLDTAAERKWQVMAINVGNLKDERKDEAYRSLFQDLENKKERRVILDCEQDKVRDIMEQVITIGRHVKGYHYIIANLGFVDGDLSKIQYGGANVSGFQIVDFDDPLVSKFDQIWEALEEKEYPGADSKIRYTSALTYDSVQVMTEAFRYLHKQRIDIARKGNNGDCLANPAVPWAQGVEIERALKQVRVDGLTGNIQFDQHGKRVNYSVNIMELKNNGPVKIGYWNEVDKMAVTKSDVFPNDTTGMENKTVIVTTILEAPYVMLKKNADLFLDNERYEGYCVDLAAEIAKHCGFKYQLKIVGDGKYGARDAETKIWNGMVGELVYGKADIAVAPLTITLVREEVIDFSKPFMSLGISIMIKKPQKSKPGVFSFLDPLAYEIWMCIVFAYIGVSVVLFLVSRFSPYEWHTEEYEDGQIQTNESTNEFGIFNSLWFSLGAFMRQGCDISPRSLSGRIVGGVWWFFTLIIISSYTANLAAFLTVERMVSPIESAEDLAKQTEISYGTLDSGSTKEFFRRSKIALFDKMWTYMRSAEPSVFVKTTAEGVLRVRKSKGKYAYLLESTMNEYIEQRKPCDTMKVGGNLDSKGYGIATPKGSSLRTPVNLAVLKLSEQGVLDKLKNKWWYDKGECGAKDSGSKEKTSALSLSNVAGVFYILVGGLGLAMLVALIEFCYKSRAEAKRMKVTFTDAMRSKARLSITGSTGENGRVMTPEFPKAVHAVPYVRPGMGMNVSLTDLS
- the LOC135526501 gene encoding glutamate receptor 2 isoform X5, giving the protein MPKLMNSSVFFLPVLWGLALGGSQSVQIGGLFPRGADQEYSAFRIGMVQFSTPEFRLTPHIDNLEVANSFAVTNCFCSQFSRGVYAIFGFYDKKSVNTITSFCGTLHVSFITPSFPLDGTHQFIIQMRPDIKGPLLSLIEYYKWDKFAYLYDSDRGLTTLQVVLDTAAERKWQVMAINVGNLKDERKDEAYRSLFQDLENKKERRVILDCEQDKVRDIMEQVITIGRHVKGYHYIIANLGFVDGDLSKIQYGGANVSGFQIVDFDDPLVSKFDQIWEALEEKEYPGADSKIRYTSALTYDSVQVMTEAFRYLHKQRIDIARKGNNGDCLANPAVPWAQGVEIERALKQVRVDGLTGNIQFDQHGKRVNYSVNIMELKNNGPVKIGYWNEVDKMAVTKSDVFPNDTTGMENKTVIVTTILEAPYVMLKKNADLFLDNERYEGYCVDLAAEIAKHCGFKYQLKIVGDGKYGARDAETKIWNGMVGELVYGKADIAVAPLTITLVREEVIDFSKPFMSLGISIMIKKPQKSKPGVFSFLDPLAYEIWMCIVFAYIGVSVVLFLVSRFSPYEWHTEEYEDGQIQTNESTNEFGIFNSLWFSLGAFMRQGCDISPRSLSGRIVGGVWWFFTLIIISSYTANLAAFLTVERMVSPIESAEDLAKQTEISYGTLDSGSTKEFFRRSKIALFDKMWTYMRSAEPSVFVKTTAEGVLRVRKSKGKYAYLLESTMNEYIEQRKPCDTMKVGGNLDSKGYGIATPKGSSLRNAVNLAVLKLNEQGLLDKLKNKWWYDKGECGSGGGDSKEKTSALSLSNVAGVFYILVGGLGLAMLVALIEFCYKSRAEAKRMKVAKNAQSINPTSSQNSQNFATYKEGYNVYGIESVKI